The sequence CGGCTACCTGCCCGACCAGTTTGGGCACATTGCGCAGATGCCCCAGTTGCTCCGTGGATTTGGCATCGACAGTGCCGTGGTCTGGCGGGGGTTCGGCGGCCCTCCGATGGGCGTCGAGGCCGGCGCAGCCGAGGTCGGGCTCAACCGGTACCTGTACCCGCGGGCCCGTGACAACCGGTTTCCCCCACACATACACAGCGAATTCTGGTGGGAGGCGCCCGACGGAACCCGCGTGCTGGGGGTGTTCCTGCCCCTGGAGTACTACCAGAGCCACTACAAGGTCTTTCCTGACGACGCCGCACTGACCGAGGACCAGACCATCGGGCGGGCCCGCCGGACCAGCGCGTACCTGCGCAGCTACGCCGTGACGGACGTGCTTCTGGAGCCGATGGGCGGGGATCACCTGCCGGTCGATCCCCGGCTGCCCGGGCTGCTTCGGGAGCTCAACGGCGCCCTGGCCGACGAGGGGGTCACCTACCGCATCAGTACGCTTGACGCCTTTGTGCAGGAGGTCCAGGCTCAGCAGGACCGGGTACAGGTGGTCTGGCAGGGTGAAGGCCGCGCGTTCGGGCGCAAGGCGCACCTGCTGCCCGGCGTGCTCAGTGCCCGGCTGTACCTCAAGCAGCGCAACGCCCGCGCCCAGACGGCGCTCGAACGGTACGCCGAGCCCCTGCAGGCCCTGCACTGGCTGCTGGGTGAACAGTACGAGGCCGACTACCTGTGGACCGCCTGGGAGCGCCTGATCGAGAATCACCCGCACGACAGCATCTGTGGTTGTTCGATCGACCAGGTGCACCGCGAGATGATCACCCGTTTCGACGAGGCGCAGCAGATGGCCGACCTGCTGGCCGAGGATGCCCACGGGTCCATTGCCACGCGGGTGGACCCGGCCTTTGCCGAGGGCGGCGAGGTGGTCACGGTCTTCAACCCGCTCAACTGGCCGCGCACCGACGAAGTTCGCGTGCTGATGAATCCTCACCTGAACATCACTCCGCTTCACTGGATGCTGATTGATCATCTGGGTCAGGAGTGCCCCTTCCAGATCCGCACGGTGGGCAGCGACGTCGAAAAGACCGAAGCCTTCTCCTGGCTGAGCCTGAGTCCTGGCCGCACGCACGATGCCAATGAATTCATAGAGGTGACGTTTGTTGCCCAGGACGTGCCCGGCCTGGGCTACCGGTCGTATGCCCTGCGCCGCCGCAAGCAGCCGCTGGGCTCAGCGCTGGTGCGGCCCTATCAGGTGCTGGGCGATGTGGCCCTGAATAAGGGTGCCCTTGCCGTCAGCACGCTGGCCGTAGGACCCGGAACGCTTGAGAACGAGTTCCTGCGCGTCACGGTCAACCCGGACAACGGCAGCCTCGACCTGCTCGACAAGTCCACCGGGCACTCTTACACCGGCCTGAACAGCTTCGACAACGGCGGCGACAACGGAGACACCTACAATTACGCCTGGCCGCTGGGTGATCAGGTGTTTCACACCGGGCAGGTTCAGGCGCATCTGTCCTGGGTGGAGGTCGGCCCGGCCCGCGCCACCCTGCGCGTCACATGGTGCTGGACGCTGCCCGAGGGCCTGAGCGAGGACCGCCAGAGCCGCAGCACCCGCCATGTACCGTTTGTGCTGCACAGCGACGTCACCCTTCTTCCCGGCGTGCGCCGGGTGGACATCCGCACGCATTTCGACAACACGGCGCGCGACCACCGGCTGCGCGCCCGCTTCCCCCTGGGCGCACCGGTCACGGTATCCAGCGCCGAAACGCAGTTCGGCGTCGTGGACCGCCCGGTAACGCTGCCCGCAGATCAGCGCGGTAGCAGTGAACCGGCCGTGCATGAGCACCCCCAGTTGAACTTTGCCAGCCTCAGCGACGGCACGCGTGGACTGACCGTGCTGAACCGCGGCCTGCCGGAATTCAGCGCCGCCGAGGACGGTATCCTGTCACTGACCGTGCTGCGCGCCGTGGGCTGGCTGTCTCGTGAGGACTTCCTGACCCGGGTGGGCGGCGCTGGACCAACCACTCCCACGCCCGAAGCGCAGATGCTGGGGCCAGTGACGGCCGAGTACAGCCTGGTGCCGCACGCCGGCACCTGGGCCGAAGCAGACACCTGGCGCGACGCGCACAGCTTCAACGCCCCACTGCACGCTGCCACGCAGACCAGTCAGATCGTGCCGTTGCGCAACCGCCACCGCGACCGGCCCGCCACGCTGCCGCCAGCGCGCAGCTTCATCGAGGTCACCGGACGCGTTCTGGTCACCGCGGTGAAACGCGCCGAGGACCGTAACGCGCTGATTGTCCGCTTCGTCAACCAGACCCCCGACCCACAGGTTGCACGCGTCCGCGTGGCGGTCGGCATGACGGGTGCCCGGCGTGCGAACCTGCGCGAACACCCCCAGGAAGACATAGACGTGACCGACGGCATGGTGGAGCTCACCGTTCGTCCCTGGGAAATCGTAACCCTCGAACTTGACGTGGCAATGGAGACTCACGCATGAAAACCCTGGCCCTGATCCATACCACCCCCGTGACCGTGAGCGCCATGAAGGCCCTGGCCGCTGAGCGCGCGCCGGGAGTACGCATCATCAACCTTCTCGACGATAGCCTGCTTCCGGACGTGATGCAGGCCGGGCAGCCCACCACGGACGTGACCGGCCGCCTGCGCGCCTACGCGAATGCCGCCGTGAATGCCGGTGCGGACGTGGTGATGTGCTGCTGCTCGTCGGTCGGCGGGGCAGTCGATGACCTCCGGGCCGAGCTGCCGGTCCCGTTCCTCCGCATAGACGAACCTATGGCCAGACAGGCCGTGCAGCTGGGCGAGCGGGTTGGCGTCATTGCCACCGTCGGTTCCACGCTGGAACCTACCGCCCGCCTGATCGAGCGCGCGGCAGCGGACGCGGGCAAAGCCGCCGAGGTCGAGCGGGTGCTGGTCGAAGGTGCCTACGACGCCCTGATGGCCGGGCAGCCGGAGCAGCACGACGCTCTGGTCAGCGCTGCATTGCAGGGGCTCGCACAGCGTACCGACGTGGTGGTTCTTGCGCAGGCCAGCATGGCGCGCCTGATTCCCGGACTCGGCGAGACCCGCACGCCCATCCTGAGCAGCCCGGACAGCGGGCTGACACGTGCCCTGGAGGCCCTGCAATGAAACTTCCTCATGCCCTGACCCTGGCCGAAATGCTGCCCGCCGCTCAACGGGACGGATACGCCGTAGCGGCGTTCAGCGCTCGCTACCGCGCCTGTGTCCGGCCTGTGCTGCAGGCCGCCGTGGACCTGCGCAGCCCGGTCATTATCGAGATCAGCCAGCGTGAACTTGGCTGGTTCGGGTTAACGCCCCGCGACTTCCGGGACGCCGTAGAGCAGGCGGCCTTTGACCTGGGGTCCGACGTTCCGCTGTGCCTGCATCTCGATCACAGCTGGGAGGATGACGTCATCAGGGCCGCCATCGAGGCAGGATTTACCAGCGTCATGATCGACGCGAGCGCCCAGCCGTTCGAGGACAACGTCCGCCAGACACGGGAAATCGTGACCTACGCTCACGAGCGCGGGGTCAGTGTCGAAGCGGAGCTCGGCCGGCTCACCACCACCGACAAACTGGAAACCGAAGGGGACGAGGCGCTCTACACCGTGCCGGAAGAAGCCGCCGAGTTCGTCGAGCGCACCGGCTGCGACGTCCTGGCCGTCTCCATCGGGACCGCGCACGGCGTCTATCCGGTCACGAATCCGAAAATCG comes from Deinococcus malanensis and encodes:
- a CDS encoding aspartate/glutamate racemase family protein: MKTLALIHTTPVTVSAMKALAAERAPGVRIINLLDDSLLPDVMQAGQPTTDVTGRLRAYANAAVNAGADVVMCCCSSVGGAVDDLRAELPVPFLRIDEPMARQAVQLGERVGVIATVGSTLEPTARLIERAAADAGKAAEVERVLVEGAYDALMAGQPEQHDALVSAALQGLAQRTDVVVLAQASMARLIPGLGETRTPILSSPDSGLTRALEALQ
- a CDS encoding class II fructose-bisphosphate aldolase, with the protein product MKLPHALTLAEMLPAAQRDGYAVAAFSARYRACVRPVLQAAVDLRSPVIIEISQRELGWFGLTPRDFRDAVEQAAFDLGSDVPLCLHLDHSWEDDVIRAAIEAGFTSVMIDASAQPFEDNVRQTREIVTYAHERGVSVEAELGRLTTTDKLETEGDEALYTVPEEAAEFVERTGCDVLAVSIGTAHGVYPVTNPKIDFDRLAAIRRLLPETLLVLHGGSGLPAETVHRAIELPGGGISKMNIATDLENALLAAMGGLGRMTSAELDAQDPALLARGLSAVNAEARDKILNFVRSAGRADSLTPHLS
- a CDS encoding alpha-mannosidase, whose translation is MTTVPRPVTVHVYHHTHWDREWWSTRERFRFRLVHTVDAILDALAAGPDLASFVLDGQTLVLKDYLQVRPGRRDELIRQIRDGRLFVGPWHILPDEFLVSGEATLRNLWLGERTARDLGVEVSRVGYLPDQFGHIAQMPQLLRGFGIDSAVVWRGFGGPPMGVEAGAAEVGLNRYLYPRARDNRFPPHIHSEFWWEAPDGTRVLGVFLPLEYYQSHYKVFPDDAALTEDQTIGRARRTSAYLRSYAVTDVLLEPMGGDHLPVDPRLPGLLRELNGALADEGVTYRISTLDAFVQEVQAQQDRVQVVWQGEGRAFGRKAHLLPGVLSARLYLKQRNARAQTALERYAEPLQALHWLLGEQYEADYLWTAWERLIENHPHDSICGCSIDQVHREMITRFDEAQQMADLLAEDAHGSIATRVDPAFAEGGEVVTVFNPLNWPRTDEVRVLMNPHLNITPLHWMLIDHLGQECPFQIRTVGSDVEKTEAFSWLSLSPGRTHDANEFIEVTFVAQDVPGLGYRSYALRRRKQPLGSALVRPYQVLGDVALNKGALAVSTLAVGPGTLENEFLRVTVNPDNGSLDLLDKSTGHSYTGLNSFDNGGDNGDTYNYAWPLGDQVFHTGQVQAHLSWVEVGPARATLRVTWCWTLPEGLSEDRQSRSTRHVPFVLHSDVTLLPGVRRVDIRTHFDNTARDHRLRARFPLGAPVTVSSAETQFGVVDRPVTLPADQRGSSEPAVHEHPQLNFASLSDGTRGLTVLNRGLPEFSAAEDGILSLTVLRAVGWLSREDFLTRVGGAGPTTPTPEAQMLGPVTAEYSLVPHAGTWAEADTWRDAHSFNAPLHAATQTSQIVPLRNRHRDRPATLPPARSFIEVTGRVLVTAVKRAEDRNALIVRFVNQTPDPQVARVRVAVGMTGARRANLREHPQEDIDVTDGMVELTVRPWEIVTLELDVAMETHA